One genomic window of Devosia salina includes the following:
- a CDS encoding TIGR01459 family HAD-type hydrolase: protein MTSPLPTISGLSELAGRYDAVLSDVWGVIHNGVSAFPEAVEALRAFRRAGGRAVLITNAPRPSAPIIAMLDRLGVPRDAYDAIVSSGDATRAMIARYRGRAIHHVGPPTEDDALYDGLDVRRTGPEEAEVVVVTDLDTDDDTPEMYRERARLWLSRKLPMICANPDRVVEHGDKIIYCGGALGDLYSAMGGMVHMAGKPYPPIYEQAFALAEKAAGRALDKSRVLAIGDSVRTDAAGAAQFGVDLLFITGSIHAAELDAFGKPDPQAIADLLEPSRAHVSGYLPRLSW, encoded by the coding sequence ATGACGTCGCCCCTGCCCACCATTTCCGGCCTCTCTGAGCTCGCGGGCCGCTACGACGCGGTGCTGAGCGATGTCTGGGGCGTCATCCACAATGGCGTCTCGGCCTTTCCCGAGGCCGTCGAGGCCCTGCGCGCCTTCCGCCGCGCCGGGGGCAGGGCGGTGCTCATCACCAATGCGCCGCGCCCCTCGGCGCCCATCATCGCCATGCTCGACCGGCTCGGCGTGCCGCGCGACGCCTATGACGCCATCGTCTCCTCGGGCGATGCCACCCGCGCCATGATCGCCCGCTATCGCGGCCGCGCCATCCATCATGTGGGTCCGCCCACCGAGGACGATGCTCTTTATGATGGTCTCGATGTGCGCCGCACCGGTCCCGAAGAGGCCGAGGTCGTCGTCGTGACCGATCTCGATACGGATGACGACACCCCCGAAATGTATCGCGAGCGCGCCCGGCTCTGGCTGAGCCGCAAGCTCCCCATGATCTGCGCCAATCCCGACCGTGTCGTCGAGCATGGCGACAAGATCATCTATTGCGGCGGGGCGCTGGGGGACCTTTATTCGGCTATGGGCGGCATGGTGCACATGGCCGGCAAGCCCTATCCGCCCATCTACGAGCAGGCTTTCGCCCTGGCCGAAAAGGCCGCCGGTCGTGCGCTGGACAAGTCCCGCGTCCTGGCCATTGGCGACAGCGTGCGCACCGATGCGGCCGGAGCGGCCCAGTTCGGCGTCGACCTGCTGTTCATCACCGGCTCCATCCACGCCGCCGAACTCGATGCCTTCGGCAAGCCCGACCCGCAGGCCATCGCCGACCTGCTCGAGCCCAGCCGGGCCCATGTCTCCGGCTATCTGCCGCGCTTGAGCTGGTAG
- a CDS encoding bifunctional riboflavin kinase/FAD synthetase, with the protein MSGFTRLSSLADLPAALRGAYVAIGNFDGLHRGHQSIIAALRDRAAAAGVPALMLTFEPHPRDVFAPAPFMFRLTQGDAKARLAEAMGLDGIIILPFDRAFSQNEAEIFVETMLVEQLGVRGVIVGSDFHFGRQRRGTPAFLRAAGERLGFAVETLDLMDEGDEVISSSRIRAALSEGAVTAANRLLGYHWFFDGCVVKGDQRGRELGFPTANTVTPTGFQLAQGIYAVRARLGERLFDGVAAYGKPMFDNQLPPFETHLFDFDEDIYGQTLAVALIGHIRGQEVFSGLDELIAAMDRDSRKARAMIAAARPISPLDRQLGFLV; encoded by the coding sequence TTGTCCGGCTTCACCCGCCTTTCCAGCCTGGCCGATCTGCCCGCAGCGCTGCGCGGCGCTTATGTCGCCATCGGCAATTTCGACGGCCTGCATCGCGGCCATCAGTCGATCATCGCGGCGCTGCGTGATCGCGCCGCGGCCGCCGGCGTCCCGGCGCTGATGCTGACCTTCGAGCCGCATCCGCGAGACGTCTTCGCGCCGGCCCCCTTCATGTTCCGGCTGACCCAGGGCGATGCCAAGGCGCGCCTGGCCGAGGCCATGGGGCTCGACGGCATCATCATCCTGCCATTCGACCGCGCCTTCTCGCAGAACGAGGCCGAAATCTTCGTCGAGACCATGCTGGTCGAGCAATTGGGCGTGCGGGGCGTGATTGTCGGCTCGGACTTCCATTTCGGCCGCCAGCGCCGTGGCACGCCGGCCTTCCTGCGTGCCGCCGGCGAACGGCTTGGCTTTGCCGTCGAAACCCTCGATCTGATGGACGAGGGCGACGAGGTCATTTCCTCCTCGCGCATCCGCGCCGCCTTGTCCGAAGGCGCGGTGACCGCCGCCAACCGGCTCCTGGGCTACCATTGGTTCTTCGATGGCTGCGTGGTCAAGGGCGACCAGCGCGGCCGCGAGCTGGGCTTTCCCACCGCCAATACCGTCACGCCCACCGGCTTCCAGCTGGCGCAGGGTATCTATGCGGTGCGGGCCCGGCTGGGCGAGCGGCTGTTCGACGGCGTGGCCGCCTATGGCAAGCCCATGTTCGACAACCAGCTTCCGCCCTTCGAGACGCATCTGTTCGATTTCGACGAAGACATCTATGGCCAGACACTGGCAGTGGCCCTGATCGGACATATTCGCGGCCAGGAAGTGTTCTCGGGCCTCGACGAGCTCATCGCCGCCATGGATCGCGACTCGCGCAAGGCCCGCGCCATGATCGCTGCCGCCCGCCCGATCAGCCCGCTGGACCGGCAGCTGGGCTTTCTCGTCTAG
- a CDS encoding helix-turn-helix transcriptional regulator, with translation MNLQERLRSELSDTALDDAAWPAFLMRFASHLGATEVAMGGAQPGGVHEMIAPHTDPGFTGLYHETYHQQNSLMHAVLRQQAGTVTQTEELPEFAQFSRSDLYNLWCVPQSFNHGVALSLGSSTGWVGALVVNTRAPATSNQIETLRAFAPDLQKAVEQWRVLKQLRLANRLTLDTLDIAGLGALFLDRTGHVLDLNGQAQDMLADGRLQVRDGQLRGPEPQSDSALAQLITRCLFTPDLGGGRMQLAGPDGPLSVQCAPVPGNFAFPTPQRPGAIVLVTDPKGKLRVRISALSRLYGLTRAEAELALAVVETGSRKAAAELRGVSDTTARSQLTSIFDKTGVRRQTELVRLLLDDH, from the coding sequence ATGAATTTGCAGGAAAGACTACGCAGCGAGCTCAGCGATACCGCTCTAGACGATGCGGCCTGGCCGGCTTTTCTTATGCGCTTCGCCAGTCATCTGGGCGCAACAGAAGTGGCGATGGGTGGTGCCCAGCCGGGCGGCGTCCACGAAATGATCGCGCCCCATACCGACCCCGGGTTTACGGGGCTCTATCACGAGACCTATCACCAGCAGAACAGCCTGATGCATGCGGTGCTGCGGCAACAGGCGGGCACCGTGACGCAGACCGAGGAACTGCCTGAATTCGCGCAGTTCAGCCGGAGCGACCTCTACAATCTGTGGTGCGTTCCCCAGAGCTTCAACCATGGCGTCGCCCTCAGCCTGGGCAGCTCGACCGGATGGGTGGGCGCCCTCGTGGTCAATACGCGAGCCCCCGCGACCTCGAACCAAATCGAGACATTGCGCGCCTTTGCCCCCGACCTGCAAAAGGCCGTGGAGCAATGGCGCGTGCTGAAGCAGTTGCGGCTGGCCAACCGGCTGACGCTGGACACGCTCGACATCGCGGGACTGGGCGCCCTGTTTCTGGATCGCACGGGACATGTGCTGGACCTCAACGGACAGGCACAGGACATGCTGGCCGATGGCCGCCTGCAGGTGCGCGACGGGCAGCTTCGCGGTCCCGAGCCGCAGAGCGATAGTGCCCTTGCCCAATTGATCACGCGTTGCCTGTTCACCCCCGACCTCGGCGGTGGACGGATGCAGCTGGCAGGGCCGGATGGGCCGCTGAGCGTGCAATGCGCGCCGGTTCCGGGCAATTTTGCGTTCCCAACACCCCAGCGCCCCGGCGCCATCGTGCTGGTGACCGACCCGAAGGGCAAATTGCGGGTGCGGATTTCGGCATTGAGCCGCCTTTATGGGCTGACCCGCGCCGAAGCCGAACTGGCGCTGGCGGTGGTAGAGACCGGCAGCCGCAAGGCCGCCGCGGAACTGCGCGGGGTTTCGGACACCACCGCGCGCTCGCAATTGACCAGCATTTTCGACAAGACCGGCGTCAGGCGGCAGACCGAGCTGGTGCGCCTCTTGCTCGACGACCACTAG
- a CDS encoding glycosyltransferase, whose translation MRRRVLLAWGGGAGRGHVVTLKVMAEALGNQYDYDAALCRMDHAAELSHLCDAVYPSAGLYNQRQLRKAAGSPGTATWGDFLGDLVFAYPERLQLQFDWWVEVLRTRRIDLLVADFAPVSMLAARALGIPSVCVGTGYSAPPPGMDAFPILLSQYSTLVHDEAVLLDNVNALLKRAGAAPMDCLSDVYRASVSMPRTIRQLDPYDGMRAESLLPPLNEAVPRSTGTGEEIFVYFSTAETAYAPIVEALCAVKLPVRAYLPGADADLLARLARAGVTVETAPVAADLIAMRTRLMLNAGQHGTLCMGLGLGLPQLAFPQHLEHEYHARRAAELGAVDIVPYRSWEADRIVAAIDDMHADGDRTVRVRALSEALDPDLFGNIGALVRGRVEPLLA comes from the coding sequence GTGAGGCGACGCGTTCTGCTCGCGTGGGGGGGTGGCGCTGGCCGAGGCCATGTCGTCACCCTCAAGGTCATGGCCGAAGCACTGGGCAACCAGTACGACTATGACGCTGCCCTCTGCCGCATGGACCATGCGGCAGAGCTCTCCCACCTGTGCGACGCAGTCTATCCCTCCGCCGGGCTCTACAATCAGCGTCAACTCCGCAAGGCCGCGGGCTCTCCTGGCACGGCGACCTGGGGCGATTTCCTGGGCGATCTGGTCTTCGCCTATCCCGAACGACTGCAATTGCAGTTCGACTGGTGGGTCGAGGTGCTGCGCACCCGGCGGATCGACCTGCTCGTCGCCGATTTTGCGCCGGTATCCATGCTTGCGGCGCGTGCGCTTGGCATTCCCTCGGTTTGCGTCGGCACCGGCTATTCCGCGCCGCCTCCCGGCATGGATGCCTTTCCCATTCTGCTTTCGCAATATTCGACGCTCGTGCACGACGAAGCCGTCCTGCTCGACAATGTGAACGCCTTGCTCAAGCGCGCCGGCGCCGCGCCGATGGATTGCCTTTCTGATGTGTACCGGGCCTCGGTTTCCATGCCGCGCACCATCAGGCAGCTCGATCCCTATGATGGCATGCGCGCCGAAAGCCTGCTGCCCCCGCTCAACGAGGCGGTGCCGCGCAGCACCGGCACGGGTGAGGAGATCTTTGTCTATTTCTCCACCGCCGAGACGGCCTATGCTCCCATTGTCGAAGCGCTCTGCGCCGTCAAGCTGCCGGTTCGCGCTTACCTGCCGGGGGCGGATGCGGACTTGCTCGCGCGGCTGGCCCGTGCCGGGGTGACGGTGGAAACCGCGCCGGTCGCGGCCGACCTGATCGCCATGCGCACCCGCCTCATGCTCAATGCCGGCCAGCACGGCACATTATGCATGGGCCTGGGTCTGGGCCTTCCACAACTGGCATTTCCCCAGCATCTGGAACACGAATATCACGCGCGGCGCGCCGCCGAGCTGGGAGCCGTCGATATCGTGCCCTATCGCAGCTGGGAGGCAGATCGCATTGTGGCCGCCATCGACGATATGCACGCCGATGGAGACCG